A section of the Pseudorasbora parva isolate DD20220531a chromosome 2, ASM2467924v1, whole genome shotgun sequence genome encodes:
- the LOC137047722 gene encoding voltage-dependent T-type calcium channel subunit alpha-1H-like, protein MDDSFCLRLKRTLEACKPKWCKDHEDWSLYLFSPQSKSRMMCQRFISYKMFDHIVLVFVFLNCITIAMERPTIQPSERLFLSVSNYIFTVIFLAEMTVKVVALLFFSGKDSYLKSTWNVLDGILVFVSLIDILVSLAQGGHQIFGILRVLRLLRSLRPLR, encoded by the exons ATGGATGAT AGTTTCTGCCTCCGTCTCAAGAGGACATTGGAAGCATGTAAACCTAAGTGGTGTAAAGATCATGAGGACTGGTCCCTTTATCTGTTCTCTCCTCAGAGCAA GTCTCGGATGATGTGTCAAAGGTTCATTTCTTACAAGATGTTTGATCATATAGTCTTGGTATTTGTCTTCTTAAACTGCATAACCATTGCTATGGAAAGACCCACTATCCAGCCATCT GAGCGACTGTTTCTCAGTGTCTCCAATTATATTTTCACTGTGATCTTTCTTGCTGAAATGACTGTAAAG GTGGTGGCCCTTCTCTTCTTCTCCGGGAAGGACAGTTATCTGAAGAGCACCTGGAATGTTCTGGATGGGATCCTGGTCTTTGTCTCGCTCATTGACATTCTGGTCTCTCTGGCTCAAGGTGGACACCAAATCTTTGGCATCCTGAGGGTTCTTCGCCTGCTGAGATCTCTTCGGCCGCTGAGGTGA